In the Gemmatimonadaceae bacterium genome, TGTACTGCCACGCGGCCACGTGCGCGAACTGGTCGTCGTTGCGCAGCGCCTCGCCGTCGGGCGTCTGGTACTCGGTGCGGAAGTGGCCGCCGCAGCTCTCCTCGCGCTCGAGGGCATCGCGGCACATCAGTTCCCCCAGCTCGAGGAAGTCGGCGACGCGGTTGGCCTTCTCCAGCGCCTGGTTGAGGTCCGCGTCACTGCCCGGCACGTTGAGGTTGCGCCAGAACTCCTCCTTCAGCGCCCCGATGTCCTGGATGGCCGAGGTGAGCGACGCGGTGTTGCGCGCCATGCCGCACTTCTCCCACATGATCTTGCCGAGGTCGCGGTGGAAGCTGTCGGTCGCGCGCTTCCCCTTGATCCCGACGAGCTGCTTCATCCGGGCGTTCGACGCCGCCTCGGCCGCCTTCACCTCCGGATGGTCGGCCGTCACCGGCGCGAGCTTCGCCTGTGCCAGGTAGTCGCCGATGGTCACCGGGATCACGAAGTACCCGTCGGCCAGGCCCTGCATCAGCGCACTGGCGCCGAGGCGGTTGGCGCCGTGGTCGGAGAAGTTCGCCTCGCCCAGCACGTGCAGGCCGGGAATGGTGCTCATCAGGTTGTAGTCCACCCAGGTGCCGCCCATCGTGTAGTGCACGGCCGGGTAGATGCGCATCGGCTGCTTGTACGGGTTCTCGTCCGTGATGCGCTCGTACATCTCGAACAGGTTGCCGTACCGCTCGCGGATCGCGTGCTCGCCCAGCCGCGTGATCGAGTCGGCGAAGTCGAGGTAGACGCCGAGGCCGGTGTCACCGACGCCGCGGCCCTCGTCGCAGACCTCCTTCGCGGCGCGGCTGGCGATGTCACGCGGCGCCAGGTTGCCGAAGCTCGGGTACTTGCGCTCGAGGTAGTAGTCGCGCTCGGACTCGGGGATGTCGCGCGGGTTGCGCGTGTCGCCCTTCCTGACCGGTGCCCAGCAGCGACCGTCGTTGCGCAGCGACTCCGACATCAGCGTGAGCTTCGACTGGTGGTCGCCGGCCTGCGGGATGCACGTGGGGTGGATCTGCGTGAAGCAGGGGTTGGCGAACGCCGCGCCGCGCTTGTAGGCGCGCCAGGTGGCCGTCACGTTCGACTGCTTCGCGTTCGTCGAGAGGAAGAACACGTTGCCGTAGCCGCCGGTCGCGAGCACCACCGCATCGGCGAGGTGCGACGAGATCTTCCCCGTGCGCAGGTCGCGCGCGACGATGCCGCGGGCGACGCCGTCGACGACGATGAGGTCCACCATCTCCGTCAGCGTGTGCATGGTGACGGCGCCCTTCCCGACCTGCTTCTCGAGTGCCTGGTAGGCGCCGAGCAGGAGCTGCTGGCCTGTCTGCCCGCGGGCGTAGAAGGTGCGGCTCACCTGCGCGCCCCCGAACGAGCGGTTGGTCAGCAGGCCGCCGTACTCCCGCGCGAATGGCACGCCCTGCGCCACGCACTGGTCGATGATGTTCACCGAGCACTGGGCGAGGCGGTAGACGTTCGCCTCACGGGCGCGGAAGTCGCCGCCCTTGATCGTGTCGTAGAAGAGCCGGCGGATGGAGTCGCCGTCGTTCTGGTAGTTCTTGGCCGCGTTGATGCCGCCCTGCGCCGCGATCGAGTGCGCGCGCCGCGGCGAGTCGTGGTACACGAAGCACGACACCTGGTAGCCGAGCTCCGACATCGTGGCCGAGGCCGACGCGCCGGCCAGCCCCGCGCCCACCACGATCACGTGGTACTTCCGCTTGTTGGCCGGGTTCACGAGCTTCATGCCGAAGCGGTGCGCATCCCACTTCTGCTCGAGTGGACCCGACGGGATCTTGGACTTCAGTTCCATATGCTGTGCGCCCGACTACTGGAGTACGCCGAGAAGGAAGGCCAGCGGAATTGCCGCGAAGCCGCAAGTGATCACCACCGCCAGCACCACCGGCAGGTACCGCTTCAGCGGTGCGGCGCTCGGCCGGGCCAGGCCCAGCGTGCGCATCGAGCTCCAGGCGCCGTGGTACAGGTGCATGCCCAGTGCGAGCATCGCCACGAGGTAGAACACGGCCACCCACTTCACCGCGAAGCCGGTTACGAGGTTCCGGTAGACCTGCCCCTCGACGAAGTCGGGATGGACGCTGCCGACGGTGAAGTGCAGGATGTGGAAGACGATGAAGACGAGCAGCAGCACGCCGCCGTACCGCAGCGTCCGCGAGGCCAGCGTGCTCACCTGCGGCTGGCGCGCGGCGTAGTCCACCGGGCGCGCGGCGCGGGAGATCATCGTGAGCTGCCAGGCCGCCGTCACGTGCAGCACCACCGCCGCGATGAGCACCACGCGCGCCAGCAGCACCACCTCGTGCAGCGGGCCATGCAGCAGCGCGCCGTACGCGTCGAGCTTCTCTGCCCCCGAGAAGGCCTGCAGGTTGCCGACCATGTGGCCGAGCACGAAGCCGAGACCGATCAGCCCCGTCGCGCCCATCACCACCTTCTTGCCGATGGTGGAGCGCCAGAACGTCAACACCGTGTTCATCGAGCCGTGTGCTCCGGTACTGGGTCAGGATGGTCGAACGGCGGGCCGGCACCTCGCGCCGGCCCGCCGTCCGCGGAATGCTCAGATCGTGAGCGCGGCCATCGGTTCGCGGACAGCCTGCGCGCTCTTCTCCAGCGCGGCACGCTCGTCCGACGTGAGCTCCACCTCGATGACCTTCTCCAGTCCCGCGCGCCCGAGCTTGCACGGCACGCCTAGGTACAGTCCCGACATCCCGTACTCGCCGTCCAGCCAGGCGGCGCAGGGCAGGATACGCTTCTGGTCGTTCACGATCGCCTCGACCATCTGCACCGCACCCGCCGAGGGTGCGTAGTACGCCGAGCCGGTCTTGAGGTACTTCACGATCTCCGCACCACCGTCGCGCGTGCGCTGCACGATCGCGTCCAGCGTCGGCTTGTCCAGCAGCTGCGTCACCGGGATGCCGCTCACCGACGTGTAGCTCACCAGCGGCACCATCGTGTCGCCGTGGCCGCCCAGCACCATCGCGCGAATGTCCTTCACCGACACGTCCATCGCCATCGCGAGGAAGGCACAGTAGCGCGCCGTGTCCAGCACCCCCGCCATGCCGATCACCCGCTCGCGCGGGAACCCGGTCACTTCCTTCGCGACGTAGCACATCACGTCGAGCGGGTTCGACACCACGATCACGATCGCGCCGGGCGAGGTCGCCTTCACCTGCGTGCAGACCGCCTTCATGATGCCGGCGTTCGTGTTCACAAGGTCATCCCGCGACATACCCGGCTTGCGCGGGATGCCGGCGGTGATCACCACGATGTCGCTGCCGGCCGACTCCTCGTAGCCGTTGGTGCCGATCACGCGGGCGTCGAAGCCCTCGATCGGCGCGCTCTGGTACTGGTCCAGTCCCTTGCCCTGCGGCACGCCCTCGGCCACGTCCACCATCACCACCTGACGGGCCAGTTCCTTCTCGGCGATGCGCTGTGCGGCCGTGGCGCCGACGTTGCCAGCGCCCACGACCGTGATCTTGTTCACCATATGCGTTAGTCGACCTTGGAGGTATGCGGCGAGCGCACCGGCGGGCCGGCGCGGGGTAACCATCGCTAGCGAGTATCGACGGAAACCTAGACAACCACACCGCAGGCGACAACGACGGACGCGTCGCGATCAGCCGCCGACCTGGCTGAGTGCCCGCAGTCCGCCCACCTGCATCTGCAGCAGCGCATGCTCCTTCGGCTTCCCCGCGAGTGCCTCGCGGAACAGGGGCTCCAGCGGGGCGCCCGCGCGCAGCGGCTCCCGCAGCGCCACCTCATGGTCCCCGAAGAGGCAGGTGCGGAGCCGCCCGTCCGCCGTCAGGCGCACCCGGTTGCAGGTGCCGCAGTAGGTGTGCGTCATCGGCGTGATCACGCCCACCGTGCCGGCCGCCCCCGCCAGCCGGTGATAGGCGGCCGGCCCGTTCCCGCGCACGGGCCCGGTATCCGGCTGCAGCGCGCCCAGCGCCGCGATCCGGTCCAGGATCTCGGCCGCAGGCACCACGTGCGCCCAGGTCAGCTCGCGCATGTCGCCCACCGGCATCAGCTCGATGAAGCGCACGTGCCACGGATGGTCCAGGGTGAGTCGCGCGAAATCCAGCACCTCGTCGTCGTTCACCCCGCGCATCACCACCACGTTCACCTTGATCGGTGCCAGCCCCGCGCGCTCCGCGGCCAGCAGCGACTGCACGGGATCGAACGCCAGGTCCCGTCGCGCGATCGCCGTGATCCGCGCCGGACGCAGGCTGTCGGCACTCATGTTGAGGCGATCGAGGCCGGCATCACGCAGGGCCCCGGCCAGCTCGGGGAGCCGCACACCGTTGGTGGAGAGTGCGATGTCCTCCACCTCGGGCACGTCACGCAGCAAACGCACCAGCGACGCGAGCTGGGGGCGGATCGTCGGCTCACCGCCGGTCAGCCGGATGCGCCGCAGGCCGAGCGGCGCCAGCTGGCGCACCACCGCCGTGATCTCCTCGTAGGAGAGGATGTCCTGCTTCGGCAGCCACGCCAGCCCGTCGACCGGCATGCAGTACGTGCACCGGAAGTTGCACCGATCGGTGACGGAGATGCGCAGGTACTCGATGCCCCGCCCGAACTGGTCGCGCAGCGTGACCTGCGTCACCGTGCCACCCCATCGGTGACGGCCGACGCCGCCGTCGGGTCCACCCACCGCCGGTCACCGTCCACGTAGTGCTCACGCTTCCAGATCGGCACGCGCACCTTCAGCGCCTCGATCACGAAGCGCTGCGCCTCGAGCGCCGGTGCACGACGCGCATGGGCGACGGCGATCGCGACGCTCACGTCGGTGAGGCCAAGGGTGCCGACGCGGTGCTCGACCGCGATGCGCACGCCGGGAAAGCGCCCGGCCGCCTCACCCGCGATGCGCGCGAGTTCATCCTGCGCCATCGCGGTGTAGGCGCTGTACTCGATGCCCGTCACGGCGCAACCGTCGTTCACGTCGCGCACGGTGCCGAGGAACAGCGTGGTGGCCCCGGTGGCCGCAGTGGTCACCTCGGCCAGCAGCTCCGCGGCGCGGATCGGCGCCGTGACGATGGCCGTGCGGATCACCCGCCGGCCACCGGTGGAATGAGTGCGATCTCCTGGCCGGCGTGCACAGGGACGGCCCCCGGGACGTAGCGCCGGTCGACGGCCACGAGCGGACGCGACGGCAGGCTCGCCCCCCCAGGCAGTGCGCGCAACGCCGCGACGACGTCCTCGACCGTGGCGGGCTCAGCGACCGAGATGGTCACAGCGCTGCCACCGAAGGCATCGGCATACGAGGCGAAGAGCAGGACCTGCAGCTGGGTCATGGTTCGGACGAGGGAGAGACGGTCGGGGAAGATAGCGCGCGAGATCGCGGATCGTTCCGTCTCCGGCATCGCGGCGCCGCGCGCGTCGCCCGAAAAGAGAACGCGGGGCACCGGACCCGGTACCCCGCGCAGTGTCCGCGTCGCCTATCTGCAAGCGACATCAGGACTTAATCGTCGTAGTCGTCGTCGTCCTCGGCGAACCCGCCTTCCGGCACTTCCTCACCGGCGACCATCGCGCGCAGTTCCTTCGACGGCTTGAACACCGGGACCGGGCGCGCCGAGACCTCGACCGGTTCACCCGTGCGCGGATTACGCGCCATCCGCGTCTTCCGCTGGCGGATCTTGAAGGTGCCGAATCCGCGAACCTCGATGTTCTTCTGGTCCTTCATTGCGTCCTTGATGGCGTCGAGGAATGCATCCACGACCCGCGCGCAATCCTTCTTGGAAATCAGCGGTCCGGCCGTGCGAGAAATCTGCTCGGTGACCCGCTCCACCAGATCGGCTTTCGTCATGGACGCCCTCAAGGAGTCAACTCCCGGTTGGCACCGGGCTCGGGCGCGAAGCTAGCGACGTAGAGCGTTGTCAGTCAAGAGGTTGGCTCTGCTCAGGCAGGCTTCCGGAGGCTCGCCATGAACTCGTGGAACACCGGCCGGGCATCGTGCGGACCCGGCGCCGCCTCCGGATGGTACTGCACGGAGAAGACCGGCAGCGAGCGGTGGCGCAGCCCTTCGATCGAGCCATCGTTCAGGTTGACGTGCGTCACCTGGAGGTCCGTGGACCCCGTGACCTGGGTCGCGTCGCCCGAGACCGCGAATCCGTGGTTCTGGGCCGTGATCAGGACCCGGCCCGTGGCGAGTTCCTTGACCGGCTGGTTTCCGCCACGGTG is a window encoding:
- a CDS encoding fumarate reductase/succinate dehydrogenase flavoprotein subunit, with translation MELKSKIPSGPLEQKWDAHRFGMKLVNPANKRKYHVIVVGAGLAGASASATMSELGYQVSCFVYHDSPRRAHSIAAQGGINAAKNYQNDGDSIRRLFYDTIKGGDFRAREANVYRLAQCSVNIIDQCVAQGVPFAREYGGLLTNRSFGGAQVSRTFYARGQTGQQLLLGAYQALEKQVGKGAVTMHTLTEMVDLIVVDGVARGIVARDLRTGKISSHLADAVVLATGGYGNVFFLSTNAKQSNVTATWRAYKRGAAFANPCFTQIHPTCIPQAGDHQSKLTLMSESLRNDGRCWAPVRKGDTRNPRDIPESERDYYLERKYPSFGNLAPRDIASRAAKEVCDEGRGVGDTGLGVYLDFADSITRLGEHAIRERYGNLFEMYERITDENPYKQPMRIYPAVHYTMGGTWVDYNLMSTIPGLHVLGEANFSDHGANRLGASALMQGLADGYFVIPVTIGDYLAQAKLAPVTADHPEVKAAEAASNARMKQLVGIKGKRATDSFHRDLGKIMWEKCGMARNTASLTSAIQDIGALKEEFWRNLNVPGSDADLNQALEKANRVADFLELGELMCRDALEREESCGGHFRTEYQTPDGEALRNDDQFAHVAAWQYNGESAAPTRLVEPLTFENVQLSQRSYK
- a CDS encoding succinate dehydrogenase cytochrome b subunit, with product MNTVLTFWRSTIGKKVVMGATGLIGLGFVLGHMVGNLQAFSGAEKLDAYGALLHGPLHEVVLLARVVLIAAVVLHVTAAWQLTMISRAARPVDYAARQPQVSTLASRTLRYGGVLLLVFIVFHILHFTVGSVHPDFVEGQVYRNLVTGFAVKWVAVFYLVAMLALGMHLYHGAWSSMRTLGLARPSAAPLKRYLPVVLAVVITCGFAAIPLAFLLGVLQ
- the mdh gene encoding malate dehydrogenase; amino-acid sequence: MVNKITVVGAGNVGATAAQRIAEKELARQVVMVDVAEGVPQGKGLDQYQSAPIEGFDARVIGTNGYEESAGSDIVVITAGIPRKPGMSRDDLVNTNAGIMKAVCTQVKATSPGAIVIVVSNPLDVMCYVAKEVTGFPRERVIGMAGVLDTARYCAFLAMAMDVSVKDIRAMVLGGHGDTMVPLVSYTSVSGIPVTQLLDKPTLDAIVQRTRDGGAEIVKYLKTGSAYYAPSAGAVQMVEAIVNDQKRILPCAAWLDGEYGMSGLYLGVPCKLGRAGLEKVIEVELTSDERAALEKSAQAVREPMAALTI
- the moaA gene encoding GTP 3',8-cyclase MoaA; protein product: MTQVTLRDQFGRGIEYLRISVTDRCNFRCTYCMPVDGLAWLPKQDILSYEEITAVVRQLAPLGLRRIRLTGGEPTIRPQLASLVRLLRDVPEVEDIALSTNGVRLPELAGALRDAGLDRLNMSADSLRPARITAIARRDLAFDPVQSLLAAERAGLAPIKVNVVVMRGVNDDEVLDFARLTLDHPWHVRFIELMPVGDMRELTWAHVVPAAEILDRIAALGALQPDTGPVRGNGPAAYHRLAGAAGTVGVITPMTHTYCGTCNRVRLTADGRLRTCLFGDHEVALREPLRAGAPLEPLFREALAGKPKEHALLQMQVGGLRALSQVGG
- a CDS encoding molybdenum cofactor biosynthesis protein MoaE — protein: MIRTAIVTAPIRAAELLAEVTTAATGATTLFLGTVRDVNDGCAVTGIEYSAYTAMAQDELARIAGEAAGRFPGVRIAVEHRVGTLGLTDVSVAIAVAHARRAPALEAQRFVIEALKVRVPIWKREHYVDGDRRWVDPTAASAVTDGVAR
- a CDS encoding MoaD/ThiS family protein, with the translated sequence MTQLQVLLFASYADAFGGSAVTISVAEPATVEDVVAALRALPGGASLPSRPLVAVDRRYVPGAVPVHAGQEIALIPPVAGG
- a CDS encoding integration host factor subunit beta, translating into MTKADLVERVTEQISRTAGPLISKKDCARVVDAFLDAIKDAMKDQKNIEVRGFGTFKIRQRKTRMARNPRTGEPVEVSARPVPVFKPSKELRAMVAGEEVPEGGFAEDDDDYDD